A genomic window from Caballeronia sp. SBC1 includes:
- a CDS encoding transcriptional regulator codes for MPTPKEKTDFSDRLKFSMTRAPEKMRGATDLALHFNLRYHGEPVSPQTTHKWLTARSIPTADKLATLAEWFKVEQHWLHYGPPPSGNPQNAPKPITHDDKYPASEETLELASKIEALSPHHRYLLEELIDQFYGAGGKR; via the coding sequence ATGCCAACACCCAAAGAGAAAACCGATTTTTCGGATCGGCTCAAATTTTCAATGACGCGCGCGCCCGAGAAAATGCGCGGCGCTACCGATCTCGCATTGCATTTCAATTTGCGTTATCACGGCGAACCCGTTTCGCCGCAAACCACGCATAAGTGGCTGACCGCGCGTTCAATTCCCACTGCCGACAAACTGGCGACACTCGCAGAATGGTTCAAGGTCGAGCAGCACTGGCTTCATTACGGACCACCGCCGAGCGGGAATCCGCAAAATGCGCCGAAGCCGATCACGCACGACGATAAGTATCCGGCCTCCGAAGAGACGCTCGAACTGGCTTCGAAGATCGAGGCGCTCTCACCGCATCACCGGTATTTGCTGGAAGAACTCATTGACCAGTTTTATGGGGCGGGTGGGAAACGCTAA
- the mnmE gene encoding tRNA uridine-5-carboxymethylaminomethyl(34) synthesis GTPase MnmE, which yields MSNHDSDPIVAIATAPGRGGIGVIRLSFGRAGEAAAKHAMLALCGQLLEARHASYVPFIDARGEAIDRGIALYFPAPHSYTGEHVLELQGHGGPIVLQLLLQRAVDTGREFGVRLAEPGEFTRRAFLNDKLDLAQAEAVADLIEASTEAAARSAGRSLDGAFSREIHALVEDVITLRMLVEATLDFPEEEIDFLEAADARGKLARIRALLDKVLADARQGALLREGLSVVLAGQPNVGKSSLLNALAGAELAIVTPIAGTTRDKVTQTIQIEGIPLHVIDTAGLRETQDEVERIGIERTWGEIGRADVVLHLLDAREALSVDDVAISARFPAGVPVVRVLNKADLAGVEASAETAADGVRDVRLSAKTGDGIAILRSELLKIAGWQAGAESIYLARERHLIALRSAREHLAIAADHADQNSQALDLFAEELRLAQDQLNSITGEFSSDDLLGVIFSRFCIGK from the coding sequence ATGTCCAACCACGACTCCGATCCGATTGTCGCGATCGCCACTGCCCCGGGGCGTGGAGGTATCGGCGTAATCCGGCTGTCGTTCGGCCGAGCGGGTGAAGCAGCGGCGAAGCACGCAATGCTTGCACTATGCGGCCAGTTGCTTGAGGCGCGGCACGCGAGCTATGTGCCGTTCATCGATGCACGCGGCGAGGCGATCGATCGCGGGATTGCACTGTATTTCCCCGCGCCGCATTCCTACACCGGCGAGCACGTGCTCGAGTTGCAGGGGCACGGCGGTCCGATCGTGTTGCAACTGCTGTTGCAGCGAGCTGTCGATACCGGTCGTGAGTTCGGGGTGCGCTTGGCCGAACCGGGTGAATTCACGCGCCGTGCGTTTCTCAACGACAAGCTCGACCTGGCCCAAGCCGAGGCTGTTGCCGACTTGATCGAGGCGAGCACGGAAGCCGCGGCACGCTCGGCAGGCCGCTCGCTCGATGGCGCTTTCTCGCGCGAAATCCATGCGCTTGTGGAAGACGTGATCACGTTGCGCATGCTGGTCGAAGCGACGCTCGATTTCCCCGAGGAGGAGATCGACTTCCTGGAAGCCGCCGATGCCCGCGGCAAGCTCGCCCGCATCCGAGCGTTGCTGGACAAGGTGCTCGCCGATGCTCGTCAAGGCGCGCTGCTGCGCGAGGGGCTGTCGGTCGTGCTCGCGGGGCAACCGAACGTGGGCAAATCGTCGTTGCTGAATGCGTTGGCGGGCGCGGAACTCGCTATCGTCACGCCGATTGCCGGCACCACGCGCGACAAGGTCACGCAGACTATTCAGATTGAAGGCATTCCACTGCATGTGATCGATACCGCCGGCCTGCGCGAAACGCAGGACGAGGTGGAGCGGATTGGTATTGAGCGGACGTGGGGGGAGATCGGCCGCGCCGATGTCGTGCTGCATCTGCTGGACGCACGCGAGGCGCTGAGTGTCGACGATGTAGCAATCTCGGCGCGTTTTCCGGCGGGCGTGCCGGTCGTGCGCGTGTTGAACAAGGCCGATCTGGCGGGCGTGGAGGCATCGGCGGAAACGGCCGCTGATGGCGTGCGCGATGTGCGGTTATCGGCCAAAACCGGCGATGGCATCGCGATATTGCGCAGCGAGTTGCTCAAGATTGCAGGGTGGCAGGCGGGTGCGGAAAGTATCTATCTGGCACGCGAGCGGCATTTGATCGCGCTGCGCTCGGCGCGGGAACATCTGGCGATTGCCGCGGACCATGCAGACCAGAATTCGCAAGCCCTCGATTTGTTCGCCGAAGAGCTGCGGCTCGCGCAGGATCAGCTGAATTCGATCACCGGGGAGTTCAGCTCCGATGATCTGTTGGGAGTGATTTTCAGCCGGTTTTGTATTGGGAAGTAG
- the yidC gene encoding membrane protein insertase YidC — MDIKRTVLWVIFFMSAVMLFDNWQRDHGRPSMFFPSAVPTKTVGSAAPGTTTPGTQAADLPATPGVPGASAAPGSNAPASSAADQLVNFSTDVYSGQIDTRGGTLSKLSLVKEGDGKQPDLYITLFDHTATHTYLARTGLLGGDFPNHNDVFTLVPGSQTTMGDGKTMSISFQSPVKGGVKVIKTYTFTRGSYVIGVDTKVQNVGTAPVTPRLYMELVRDDSPVETPRFSHTFIGPAVYTEQHHFQKMTFSDIDKGKEDFAPSADNGWVAMVQHYFASAWIPQQGVKRDIYVQKIDPALYRVGVQQPLQTIAPGQTVDVQARLFAGPEEERMLEGVAPGLELVKDYGMVTIIAKPLFWLLEKIHSYVGNWGWSIILLTLLIKAVFFPLSAASYKSMARMKTITPRMTQLRERYKGDPQKMNAELMALYKTEKVNPFGGCLPVVVQIPVFISLYWVLLSSVEMRGAPWILWIHDLSQADPFYILPVMMAVSMFLQTRLNPTPPDPVQAKMMMFMPLAFSVMFFFFPSGLVLYYVVNNVLSIAQQYYITRMMGQKKVAKA; from the coding sequence ATGGATATCAAACGTACCGTCCTATGGGTCATCTTTTTCATGTCGGCTGTCATGCTGTTCGACAACTGGCAACGTGACCATGGGCGCCCGTCGATGTTCTTCCCGAGCGCCGTCCCGACCAAGACGGTCGGCAGCGCTGCACCGGGAACGACGACGCCGGGCACGCAAGCCGCCGATTTGCCGGCCACTCCTGGCGTACCCGGCGCATCGGCCGCGCCTGGTTCGAACGCACCCGCGTCGAGCGCCGCAGACCAGCTCGTGAATTTCTCCACGGACGTCTACTCCGGCCAGATCGATACTCGCGGCGGCACGCTTTCGAAGCTGTCGCTCGTGAAGGAAGGTGACGGCAAGCAGCCGGATCTGTACATCACGCTCTTCGATCACACCGCGACGCACACGTATCTCGCGCGCACGGGCCTGCTCGGCGGCGACTTCCCGAACCACAACGACGTCTTCACGCTCGTACCGGGCAGCCAGACGACGATGGGTGACGGCAAGACGATGTCGATCTCGTTCCAGTCGCCGGTCAAGGGTGGCGTGAAGGTCATCAAGACCTATACGTTCACGCGCGGCAGCTATGTGATTGGTGTGGACACGAAGGTGCAGAACGTCGGCACTGCGCCGGTCACGCCGCGCCTCTATATGGAGCTCGTGCGCGACGATTCGCCGGTGGAAACGCCGCGCTTCTCGCATACGTTCATTGGGCCGGCTGTTTATACCGAGCAGCATCACTTCCAGAAGATGACGTTCAGCGATATCGACAAGGGCAAGGAAGATTTCGCGCCCTCCGCCGATAACGGCTGGGTCGCAATGGTGCAGCATTACTTTGCATCCGCGTGGATTCCGCAGCAGGGCGTGAAGCGCGATATCTACGTGCAGAAGATCGATCCCGCGTTGTATCGCGTCGGCGTGCAGCAGCCGTTGCAGACCATTGCGCCGGGACAGACCGTCGACGTGCAGGCGCGGCTTTTTGCTGGTCCTGAAGAAGAGCGGATGCTGGAAGGCGTCGCACCGGGTCTCGAGCTTGTGAAAGACTATGGCATGGTGACGATCATCGCGAAGCCGCTGTTCTGGCTGCTCGAGAAGATCCATAGCTATGTGGGCAACTGGGGCTGGTCGATTATCCTGCTCACGTTGTTGATCAAGGCGGTGTTCTTCCCGCTGTCGGCGGCAAGCTACAAGTCGATGGCACGCATGAAGACCATCACGCCGCGCATGACGCAATTGCGTGAACGGTATAAGGGCGATCCGCAGAAGATGAACGCGGAACTGATGGCGCTCTATAAAACCGAGAAGGTGAATCCGTTCGGCGGCTGTCTGCCGGTGGTTGTGCAGATTCCGGTGTTCATCTCGCTGTACTGGGTGTTGCTGTCGTCGGTGGAAATGCGCGGTGCACCGTGGATCTTGTGGATTCACGATTTGTCGCAGGCCGATCCGTTCTACATCCTGCCGGTGATGATGGCCGTGTCCATGTTCCTGCAAACGCGGCTGAATCCCACGCCGCCGGATCCGGTTCAGGCCAAGATGATGATGTTCATGCCGCTGGCGTTCTCGGTCATGTTCTTCTTCTTCCCGTCAGGACTAGTGCTGTATTACGTCGTGAATAACGTGCTCTCCATCGCGCAGCAGTATTACATCACGCGCATGATGGGACAGAAGAAGGTCGCCAAGGCTTAA